In the genome of Planctomycetia bacterium, one region contains:
- a CDS encoding alginate export family protein, whose product MKRIIAVSVSWALLSSCPAANADENAIAFQTVSGEFQQPDPILDYARQNARPARESSVTPILSQEATVEEAPVAPEPPPAMEEEMADVAPPVAEEAEAPGDEAAAAAEADECGAGKDECGCDKKKIEAAKKAAATAYKPLYYDNDFSYIDDPCYKGCLLGDNFKQMHLGDCWVVSVGGEFRMRQHSEHNMRAKPLSGRDDDFLLYRTRLFANAKYGDWLRLYAEAIDAQSEHENLQPRNIEVNRADMLNLFADVRALDGDNADVWVRGGRQELLYGNQRLISPLDWSNTRRTFDGLKGMYKGEKLSADFFWTRNVPFSQHLPDDHNFDNPNQSEEFMGAYATYKKDANQTLETFFLRLDEQDPVTQPSGTVVNGYDPNLFGARWYFVNGDWLHEVEGGYQFGDYNRNQDIQAGYYVVGLGRELKCVKWKPTVWLYYDWASGDADPNDGEYGTFNQYFPLGHKYFGFMDIIARQNIQDINATCLLHLHEKITLLGWYHVFYLEEERDALYNAAGVPIYQDPTGSAGKDIGQEIDLLLTYKFNPRADVMLGYSHFFAGDYFDSAVIQNGTAGLATNGSNGQDADFVYTQLSVQF is encoded by the coding sequence ATGAAACGGATCATCGCAGTATCTGTGAGCTGGGCGCTGCTGAGCAGCTGTCCGGCCGCCAACGCGGATGAGAACGCGATTGCGTTCCAGACCGTGTCCGGCGAATTCCAGCAACCTGACCCCATTTTGGACTACGCCCGGCAAAACGCGCGTCCCGCGAGGGAGTCAAGCGTGACGCCGATCCTGTCGCAGGAAGCGACAGTCGAAGAGGCGCCGGTCGCCCCGGAACCGCCCCCAGCGATGGAAGAGGAAATGGCTGACGTCGCCCCGCCCGTCGCGGAGGAGGCCGAAGCTCCCGGCGACGAAGCGGCGGCCGCGGCAGAGGCGGACGAATGCGGCGCTGGCAAGGACGAATGCGGCTGCGACAAGAAAAAGATTGAAGCAGCCAAGAAGGCCGCCGCGACGGCCTACAAGCCGTTGTATTACGACAACGACTTCTCGTACATCGACGACCCCTGCTACAAGGGCTGCCTGCTGGGAGACAACTTCAAGCAGATGCACCTTGGCGATTGCTGGGTGGTGAGCGTGGGCGGCGAGTTCCGCATGCGTCAGCACAGCGAACATAACATGCGCGCCAAGCCGCTCAGCGGCCGTGACGACGACTTTTTACTCTATCGCACGCGGCTGTTCGCCAATGCGAAATACGGCGACTGGCTGCGTCTGTACGCGGAAGCGATTGACGCGCAGAGCGAACATGAGAACCTGCAGCCGCGCAACATCGAAGTCAATCGCGCGGACATGTTGAACCTGTTTGCCGACGTGCGGGCGCTCGACGGCGACAACGCCGACGTCTGGGTCCGCGGCGGTCGCCAGGAATTGCTTTACGGCAATCAACGTTTGATTTCGCCGCTCGATTGGTCCAATACCCGCCGCACGTTCGACGGCCTGAAGGGGATGTATAAGGGCGAAAAGCTCAGCGCCGACTTCTTCTGGACCCGCAACGTGCCGTTTTCGCAGCACTTGCCGGACGACCATAACTTTGATAACCCCAATCAAAGTGAAGAGTTCATGGGCGCGTATGCGACGTACAAGAAGGATGCGAACCAGACGTTGGAGACCTTCTTCCTCCGGCTCGACGAGCAGGATCCCGTGACGCAGCCCTCGGGCACGGTGGTCAACGGGTACGATCCCAACCTGTTCGGCGCCCGCTGGTACTTCGTCAACGGCGACTGGTTGCACGAGGTCGAAGGCGGCTATCAGTTCGGCGACTACAACCGCAATCAGGACATCCAGGCCGGGTATTACGTGGTCGGCTTGGGCCGCGAATTGAAATGCGTGAAGTGGAAGCCGACCGTTTGGTTGTACTACGACTGGGCCTCCGGCGACGCCGATCCGAACGACGGCGAGTACGGGACATTCAATCAGTACTTTCCGCTGGGTCACAAGTACTTCGGGTTCATGGATATCATCGCGCGGCAGAATATCCAGGACATTAACGCTACGTGCTTGCTCCATCTGCATGAGAAGATCACGCTCTTGGGCTGGTATCACGTGTTTTATCTGGAGGAAGAGCGCGACGCCTTGTACAACGCGGCTGGCGTGCCGATCTACCAGGATCCCACCGGGAGCGCCGGCAAGGACATCGGCCAGGAAATCGACCTGCTGTTGACCTACAAGTTCAATCCGCGGGCCGACGTCATGCTGGGCTACTCGCACTTCTTCGCGGGTGATTACTTCGACAGCGCCGTGATCCAGAACGGTACGGCCGGTCTGGCCACGAACGGTTCCAACGGACAGGACGCCGATTTCGTGTATACGCAGTTGTCCGTGCAGTTCTAG